GTGGCTGATCTGGCGGACCATCGGGGCGATGCGGGACCGCCAGTGGGGACGCATCGTGAACGTGTCTTCGGTAGCCGCCTATTTGGGAGGCAACGGCCGGGAAGGGCCGTACGCTGCGGCCAAGGCCGCCCTCAACGACGTCACCCGAGGAGTCGCCATCGAGGGCGGTCCCTACAACATCCGGGCCAACGCGGTGGCCCCCGGCCTGATCCGCTCCAAGTGGGTGGACGCCCAGGCCGAGCACTACGAGTCGTTCAAGGAAGAGACGCCGCTGCGCCGCCACGGCGAGCCCGAGGACGTGTCCAACACCATCGCCTTTTTGTGCAGCGACGAGTCGGCCCACATCGCCGGCCAGGTGATCAACATCTCCGGCGGGTGGTACCTCACCCCGTGACCCTCGGCCCATTGAGTCCTGGCCGATGAGCGGGATCGGCGGTCGGATTCGGGCCGCGGCTCCGGCGCCGGGGGAACTCGACCGCAACGCAGTGGTGCTGATCCTGCTGGCCATCGGCACCGTCATCGCCATCCGCTACGGCGGACTGTCGTCCACTACCGACTGGCTCACCACCACCCTTGACGGCGTGGCGCTCGACGGATTGTCCAACCGCTTCGAACGGGCCTTGGGCCAA
The sequence above is a segment of the bacterium genome. Coding sequences within it:
- a CDS encoding SDR family NAD(P)-dependent oxidoreductase; amino-acid sequence: MPAENEFAGRVALVTGAAGAAIGSTTCRTLASYGAGIVVLDNHERRTHETAEALREAYDVPVMAAVADIGDREHMAKTMDRVYAEMGSVDILVNSAAVNVQGSIFDYKPEDWDWVIGVDLTACWWLIWRTIGAMRDRQWGRIVNVSSVAAYLGGNGREGPYAAAKAALNDVTRGVAIEGGPYNIRANAVAPGLIRSKWVDAQAEHYESFKEETPLRRHGEPEDVSNTIAFLCSDESAHIAGQVINISGGWYLTP